From Veillonella dispar, one genomic window encodes:
- the rpmH gene encoding 50S ribosomal protein L34 — MKRTYQPNTLWRKRTHGFRERMKTIGGRLVLKRRRAKGRKRLSA; from the coding sequence ATGAAACGTACTTACCAACCAAATACTCTTTGGAGAAAACGTACCCATGGTTTCCGTGAACGCATGAAAACTATCGGTGGCCGTCTCGTTTTAAAAAGAAGACGTGCAAAAGGCAGAAAACGCTTATCTGCATAA
- the rnpA gene encoding ribonuclease P protein component: MDYCLKKARRLTHNNEYRLVYKHGKYEVGRMCVLYRMPVAKQSTRIGFVTGKKVGCAVERNRARRLMKEVYRLNQHSIREGYHIVIVGRGPLKNATYEKAEKEILYLLRKSKLLIQNDK, from the coding sequence ATGGATTATTGCCTCAAAAAAGCAAGACGACTGACGCACAATAATGAATATCGCCTTGTGTATAAGCACGGTAAATACGAAGTAGGCCGTATGTGTGTACTATATCGTATGCCCGTGGCGAAGCAATCGACTCGCATTGGTTTTGTAACCGGCAAAAAGGTTGGTTGTGCTGTAGAGCGCAACCGAGCTAGACGCCTTATGAAAGAGGTATATCGCCTCAATCAACATTCCATACGCGAAGGGTATCATATCGTAATTGTTGGACGTGGCCCTCTGAAAAACGCTACCTATGAAAAAGCGGAAAAGGAAATTTTGTATCTCTT